One window of Hymenobacter sp. BRD128 genomic DNA carries:
- a CDS encoding CaiB/BaiF CoA-transferase family protein, translating to MTPNLPFAGLRVLELAAVLAGPQVGQFFAELGADVLKIEPPTGDVTRTWRTPGDAPDSSVSAYFAASNWGKASLVLDLTEPEAQAALHRLATEADVLLLSYKPGDAEKLGVGYAALSAANPRLIYAHLTGYGPASPRVGYDAVLQAETGFMHLNAASPADPPQKMPVALIDLLAAHQLKEGILTALYQREKTGRGALLSVSLLDSALASLANQGATWLVTGHDPRPLGSGHPGIVPYGTVYRTADGQRLVLAIGTDAQFRQLCLVLMRPRWADEPRFATNPARVRHRAALEELLLVRIAELNGATLLHELARLGVPAGAVRTVGEALSQEAAQAMLLPPQSPAFPFAGLRTVAFRSSVWPVVGQLAPPPGLAPDYQPTTG from the coding sequence ATGACTCCCAACTTACCCTTCGCTGGCCTGCGCGTGTTGGAGCTGGCCGCCGTGCTTGCCGGCCCGCAGGTGGGCCAATTCTTCGCCGAGCTGGGGGCCGACGTGCTCAAAATTGAACCCCCGACGGGCGATGTGACCCGCACCTGGCGCACGCCCGGCGATGCCCCCGACAGCTCGGTATCGGCTTATTTTGCGGCTTCCAACTGGGGCAAAGCCTCACTGGTGCTCGACCTCACCGAGCCCGAGGCGCAGGCCGCGCTGCACCGGCTGGCCACCGAGGCCGACGTGCTCCTCTTAAGCTACAAGCCCGGCGATGCCGAGAAGCTGGGCGTGGGCTATGCGGCGCTGTCCGCCGCTAATCCGCGCCTTATCTACGCGCACCTCACCGGCTACGGCCCGGCTAGCCCCCGCGTGGGCTACGACGCCGTGCTGCAAGCCGAAACCGGCTTTATGCACCTCAACGCGGCCAGCCCCGCCGACCCGCCTCAGAAGATGCCCGTGGCGCTCATCGACCTGCTGGCCGCCCATCAGCTCAAGGAAGGTATCCTCACGGCCCTGTACCAGCGGGAGAAAACCGGCCGGGGCGCGCTGTTGTCGGTGAGCCTGCTCGACAGCGCGCTAGCCTCGCTGGCCAACCAGGGTGCCACTTGGCTCGTGACCGGGCACGACCCCCGGCCGCTAGGGTCGGGCCACCCCGGCATTGTGCCCTACGGCACCGTGTACCGCACTGCCGATGGCCAGCGCCTGGTGCTGGCCATCGGCACCGACGCGCAGTTTCGGCAGCTGTGCCTGGTACTGATGCGCCCCCGCTGGGCCGATGAGCCGCGCTTTGCCACCAACCCGGCGCGGGTGCGCCACCGCGCCGCCCTCGAAGAGCTGCTGCTGGTGCGCATTGCTGAGCTCAACGGTGCCACGCTGCTGCACGAGCTGGCCCGGCTAGGGGTGCCGGCCGGCGCCGTGCGCACGGTGGGCGAGGCCCTGAGCCAGGAGGCGGCCCAGGCCATGCTACTGCCGCCGCAAAGCCCGGCGTTCCCTTTCGCGGGGTTGCGCACCGTAGCGTTTCGCAGCTCGGTGTGGCCGGTAGTGGGGCAGCTGGCACCGCCGCCAGGGCTAGCCCCGGACTATCAGCCCACTACCGGGTAA